In Chryseobacterium gotjawalense, the following are encoded in one genomic region:
- the surE gene encoding 5'/3'-nucleotidase SurE, translated as MEKPLILVTNDDGITAPGIRNLVKFMNEIGEVIVVAPNSPQSGKGHAITIDSTLTFEEINLEGPQKDYSLSGTPVDCVKFALDKILTRRPDLVVSGINHGANSSINVIYSGTMSAAVEAGVEGLQAIGFSLLDFSWDADFSHAKEHIQNIVKKVLENPLPKGIVLNVNIPKLAKEEIKGLKVCRQANAKWEENFDERINPHGKKYFWLTGYFNNMDDGHDADETALADGYISIVPVKFDMTAHEHLLHLRNILE; from the coding sequence ATGGAAAAACCCTTAATATTAGTCACCAATGACGACGGAATTACCGCTCCCGGAATTAGAAATCTTGTGAAATTTATGAACGAAATTGGCGAGGTCATCGTGGTTGCTCCCAATTCGCCACAATCCGGAAAAGGTCATGCCATCACCATCGACTCAACTTTAACTTTTGAAGAAATCAATTTAGAAGGTCCGCAGAAAGATTATTCCCTAAGCGGAACGCCGGTGGATTGTGTAAAGTTTGCACTGGATAAAATTTTGACCAGAAGACCCGACCTTGTGGTTTCAGGAATCAATCACGGCGCGAACTCATCCATCAATGTGATCTATTCCGGGACAATGAGTGCCGCGGTAGAAGCAGGTGTAGAAGGTTTGCAGGCAATTGGTTTCTCTCTCCTGGATTTTTCCTGGGATGCAGATTTCTCCCATGCCAAAGAACACATTCAGAATATTGTGAAAAAAGTATTAGAAAATCCTTTGCCGAAAGGAATTGTTCTCAACGTCAATATTCCTAAATTAGCGAAAGAAGAAATAAAAGGATTAAAAGTCTGCCGCCAAGCCAATGCCAAATGGGAAGAAAATTTCGATGAAAGAATTAATCCACATGGCAAAAAATATTTCTGGCTCACCGGTTATTTCAACAATATGGATGATGGTCATGATGCTGATGAAACAGCTCTGGCTGATGGTTATATCTCCATCGTTCCCGTAAAATTTGATATGACTGCTCATGAACATTTGCTGCACTTGCGGAATATATTGGAATAA
- a CDS encoding GMP reductase, with protein MRIETELKLGFKDVMIRPKRSTLKSRSQVSLERIFTFRNSQKKWTGVPIIAANMDTVGTFEMAEALAKDQIITAIHKHYTLSEWSDFLENQEDSIYDYIALSTGISKADEEKIQQIVQAHPKINFLCIDVANGYSEHFVSFVKKMRQIFPDKTIIAGNVVTGEMVEELILAGADIIKVGIGPGSVCTTRIKTGVGYPQLSAIVECADAAHGLGGHIISDGGCKVPGDVAKAFGGGADFVMLGGMFAGHDESGGEIVEENGKKYRLFYGMSSQTAMDKHSGGVAEYRASEGKTVKVTYKGAVAETVKDILGGVRSTCTYVGASQLRELSKRTTFIRVAEQENQVFGS; from the coding sequence ATGCGCATAGAAACCGAACTCAAATTAGGATTTAAAGACGTGATGATCCGTCCGAAAAGGTCGACTCTTAAATCCCGGTCACAAGTAAGTTTAGAAAGAATATTCACCTTCAGAAACTCACAGAAAAAATGGACCGGTGTTCCCATTATTGCAGCCAATATGGATACCGTTGGAACTTTTGAAATGGCAGAAGCACTGGCAAAAGATCAAATTATCACTGCGATTCACAAACATTATACTTTAAGTGAATGGTCGGATTTTCTTGAAAACCAAGAAGATTCCATTTACGATTATATCGCTTTGAGCACAGGAATTAGCAAAGCGGATGAGGAAAAAATCCAGCAAATTGTGCAGGCACATCCAAAGATTAATTTTTTATGCATTGATGTGGCCAATGGGTACTCTGAACATTTCGTCAGCTTTGTAAAAAAAATGCGTCAGATTTTTCCTGATAAAACAATCATCGCAGGAAATGTAGTGACCGGTGAAATGGTAGAAGAACTGATCCTGGCGGGTGCCGATATCATCAAAGTCGGGATCGGGCCCGGTTCGGTTTGTACGACGAGAATAAAAACCGGTGTTGGTTATCCACAACTTTCTGCGATTGTAGAATGTGCGGATGCCGCTCATGGACTTGGCGGACATATCATTTCGGATGGCGGCTGTAAAGTTCCAGGCGATGTGGCAAAAGCCTTCGGCGGCGGCGCAGATTTCGTGATGTTGGGCGGAATGTTTGCCGGACACGACGAAAGTGGTGGTGAAATCGTAGAAGAAAACGGCAAGAAATACCGCCTTTTTTACGGAATGAGTTCCCAAACTGCGATGGATAAACATTCTGGCGGCGTTGCAGAATACCGTGCTTCTGAAGGAAAAACCGTGAAAGTTACATACAAAGGCGCCGTTGCTGAAACCGTGAAAGATATTTTAGGCGGCGTGCGGTCAACCTGTACTTATGTTGGTGCTTCTCAATTGCGGGAACTTTCAAAAAGAACGACTTTTATCCGGGTAGCAGAACAGGAAAATCAGGTTTTTGGAAGTTAA
- a CDS encoding aspartate/glutamate racemase family protein, with protein sequence MKADLARRGILGLGSASTEYYLNQIHRKYRECNSKFSTCPLLLYQIDFQEINPFLPNNFKVLIPKLKIILREISDLGITKLLIPNITLHETLDQIKSPFEICHPVQLTLDYLTQNRISKIFLFGTLYTVNSEYLAKKFSEKGIVILKPTSEDQIWMDDFRKEVYQNTASSAQQSFFKNLIKKYSAQNPVVIACTELSIFALKNEKACIDMAELQIEKWLE encoded by the coding sequence ATGAAAGCAGATCTGGCCCGTCGTGGAATTTTAGGATTAGGTTCAGCTTCCACCGAATATTATCTTAACCAAATACACCGGAAATACCGGGAATGTAATTCTAAGTTTTCAACATGTCCGTTGCTGTTGTATCAAATTGATTTTCAGGAGATAAACCCGTTTTTGCCTAATAATTTTAAAGTCTTGATTCCGAAACTGAAAATTATCCTGAGGGAGATTTCAGATCTTGGAATTACAAAATTGCTGATTCCAAATATCACGCTGCACGAAACACTGGATCAAATAAAAAGCCCTTTTGAAATCTGTCATCCTGTGCAGTTAACTTTGGATTATCTAACTCAAAACAGAATTTCGAAGATTTTCCTCTTTGGAACTTTATATACTGTGAATTCTGAATATTTAGCGAAGAAATTTTCTGAAAAAGGAATTGTTATTTTAAAACCCACCTCAGAAGATCAAATTTGGATGGATGATTTCAGAAAAGAAGTTTACCAAAATACAGCATCTTCCGCACAGCAGTCATTTTTTAAAAATTTAATAAAAAAATATTCGGCTCAAAATCCTGTTGTAATCGCATGTACAGAGCTGTCGATTTTCGCTTTAAAAAATGAAAAAGCTTGCATCGATATGGCTGAATTGCAGATTGAAAAATGGTTGGAATAA
- the egtD gene encoding L-histidine N(alpha)-methyltransferase — MKKNDPFLRDIKAGLSQNPKYISSHYFYDKAGDELFQQIMEMPEYYLTSAEMEIFSQQSEAIIQSFEISNTEEFELIELGAGDGKKTQYLLKTLLDKNFKFKYIPVDISKNSLSVITERMQNLFPNLKSDPKQGDYFQVLDQLFSSDKPKVILFIGSSLGNMPDGIAAQFLHKIAAHLKNNEKLLLGLDLLKSKDIVLPAYNDASGITSAFNLNLLKRINKELGADFDLENFEHAPEYTEKEGIAKSYLRSKKKHSVYIKELEQSFDFEENETIHTEISRKYTDEILQNLLKDSGLEITRKFLDSKRFFADYILTKK, encoded by the coding sequence ATGAAAAAAAACGACCCATTTTTAAGAGATATTAAGGCTGGTCTCAGCCAAAATCCCAAATACATTTCTTCGCATTATTTCTACGATAAAGCAGGAGATGAGCTTTTCCAGCAAATTATGGAAATGCCGGAATATTATCTGACCAGTGCTGAAATGGAGATTTTCAGTCAACAAAGCGAGGCCATCATCCAGTCTTTTGAAATCAGTAATACTGAAGAATTTGAATTGATCGAATTGGGAGCCGGCGACGGAAAGAAAACACAATACCTGTTGAAAACGTTACTCGACAAGAACTTTAAGTTTAAATATATTCCGGTTGATATTTCGAAAAACAGCCTTTCTGTAATTACCGAAAGAATGCAGAACTTATTTCCCAACTTAAAATCTGATCCAAAGCAAGGTGATTATTTTCAGGTTTTAGACCAGCTTTTTTCGTCGGATAAACCGAAAGTCATTTTATTTATCGGGTCCAGTTTAGGGAACATGCCGGACGGAATTGCAGCTCAATTTTTACACAAGATTGCAGCTCATTTAAAAAATAATGAAAAACTGCTTCTGGGATTAGATCTTTTAAAATCAAAAGACATCGTTCTCCCAGCGTATAATGACGCTTCCGGAATTACCAGCGCCTTTAATTTAAATTTATTAAAAAGAATTAATAAAGAACTGGGTGCCGATTTTGATCTCGAAAATTTTGAACATGCTCCCGAATATACTGAAAAAGAAGGTATTGCAAAAAGTTATTTGAGAAGCAAAAAAAAGCATTCTGTTTACATCAAAGAACTGGAACAGTCTTTTGACTTTGAAGAAAATGAAACGATTCACACCGAGATTTCCCGAAAATACACCGATGAAATTTTACAGAATTTACTCAAGGATTCCGGATTGGAAATCACCCGCAAATTTTTGGATTCAAAGCGTTTTTTTGCGGATTATATTCTTACTAAAAAATGA
- the egtB gene encoding ergothioneine biosynthesis protein EgtB, with product MSALFQIFQNTRAHTVSLCEPLEIEDYIPQPVDFASPPKWHLSHTTWFFEEMILKKFLAGYRVFNPHFGFLFNSYYQTLGDRAIRTERGTITRPTVKEVYEYRKYVDGHIEKLLQTNSSSELEELLILGINHEQQHQELLITDLKHTFSYNPVFPVYKEKFNLTAQENSDAGWIKIPEGIYEIGYEGAGFHFDNEKGRHKVFLHEFQISKAFVTNAEFIEFMEAGGYENFRFWLDEGWSWVNENQVKSPLYWKQIEGKWFSYTLEGLKPIEPNHILAHISFYEAQAFATWKDLRLPTEFEWEAAEDQLDWGKRWEWTYSAYLPYPNFRIAEGAVGEYNGKFMVSQMVLRGASTATPKGHERKTYRNFFHPKHRWQVTGIRLAK from the coding sequence ATGAGTGCTCTATTCCAAATATTTCAAAACACGCGTGCACACACCGTTTCCCTTTGTGAGCCTCTTGAAATTGAGGATTACATTCCTCAGCCTGTCGATTTTGCAAGTCCTCCAAAGTGGCACCTCAGTCACACCACGTGGTTTTTTGAGGAGATGATTCTTAAAAAATTTCTAGCCGGTTACAGGGTTTTCAATCCTCATTTTGGTTTTTTGTTCAACAGTTATTACCAGACCTTGGGTGATCGCGCCATTCGCACCGAACGCGGAACAATCACCCGCCCGACGGTTAAAGAAGTCTATGAATACCGAAAATATGTCGACGGTCATATCGAAAAATTATTACAGACCAATTCCAGTTCCGAATTAGAAGAACTTCTTATTTTAGGAATTAATCATGAGCAGCAACATCAGGAACTCCTGATTACGGATCTGAAACATACCTTTTCTTACAATCCTGTTTTTCCTGTTTATAAAGAGAAGTTCAACCTTACCGCTCAGGAAAATAGCGATGCCGGTTGGATCAAAATTCCCGAAGGAATCTACGAAATTGGGTATGAAGGAGCAGGTTTTCATTTCGATAATGAAAAAGGAAGACACAAAGTCTTTTTACATGAATTTCAAATTTCAAAAGCTTTCGTTACCAATGCAGAATTTATTGAATTCATGGAAGCCGGCGGGTATGAAAACTTTAGATTCTGGCTCGATGAAGGTTGGTCTTGGGTGAACGAAAATCAAGTAAAATCGCCACTTTACTGGAAACAAATTGAAGGAAAATGGTTTTCGTACACTTTAGAAGGATTAAAACCCATTGAGCCCAATCATATTTTGGCGCACATTTCTTTCTACGAAGCTCAAGCTTTCGCAACCTGGAAAGACCTCAGATTACCGACCGAATTTGAATGGGAAGCTGCCGAAGACCAGCTGGATTGGGGAAAACGCTGGGAATGGACGTATTCTGCTTACCTTCCTTACCCTAATTTCCGGATTGCAGAAGGAGCGGTCGGCGAATACAACGGCAAATTTATGGTCAGTCAAATGGTTTTGCGGGGAGCTTCAACGGCAACACCCAAAGGTCATGAAAGGAAAACCTACAGAAACTTTTTTCACCCAAAACACCGTTGGCAAGTCACCGGAATAAGATTAGCAAAATGA
- the fabG gene encoding 3-oxoacyl-[acyl-carrier-protein] reductase, protein MGLLEGKVALITGATRGIGKGIAEVFAREGAQVAFTYAGSVDKAKALEEELGKIIKVKSYQSDASDYDAAQQLAADVLADFGKIDILINNAGITRDNLMLRMSKDDWDTIIKVNLDSVFNLTKAVIKPMMKARSGSIINMTSVVGVKGNAGQANYAASKAGVIGFSKSIALELGSRNIRCNAVAPGFIETEMTAALDEKTVQGWRDAIPLKRGGQPEDVANACVFLASDMSNYITGQVLNVDGGMLT, encoded by the coding sequence ATGGGATTATTAGAAGGAAAAGTTGCCCTCATCACAGGAGCAACACGCGGAATCGGAAAAGGAATCGCAGAAGTTTTTGCGAGAGAAGGAGCGCAAGTTGCTTTTACCTACGCCGGTTCTGTCGATAAAGCAAAAGCTTTGGAGGAAGAATTAGGAAAGATAATCAAGGTAAAATCCTACCAGTCAGATGCTTCCGATTACGATGCTGCTCAGCAGTTAGCTGCGGATGTGCTTGCAGATTTTGGTAAAATCGATATTTTGATCAACAACGCCGGAATTACGCGCGATAATTTAATGCTCAGAATGTCAAAAGACGATTGGGATACCATCATAAAAGTGAATTTGGATTCGGTATTCAACCTGACCAAAGCAGTAATTAAACCGATGATGAAAGCAAGATCAGGCTCAATTATCAATATGACGTCGGTCGTTGGGGTTAAAGGTAATGCTGGTCAGGCAAACTATGCGGCATCAAAAGCCGGAGTGATCGGTTTTTCAAAATCGATTGCGCTCGAGCTGGGTTCCCGGAATATCCGTTGCAATGCAGTTGCCCCAGGATTTATTGAAACTGAAATGACGGCTGCTTTAGACGAAAAAACCGTGCAGGGTTGGAGAGATGCAATTCCTTTGAAACGCGGTGGTCAGCCGGAAGATGTGGCGAATGCCTGTGTTTTCCTGGCGAGCGATATGTCCAATTATATCACAGGACAGGTTTTAAATGTTGATGGTGGAATGTTGACTTAA